One window of the Prochlorococcus marinus XMU1411 genome contains the following:
- a CDS encoding ABC transporter ATP-binding protein has product MSLIPSVRPYSNRFIKGFICMLIYVACWPLLAYLAGNLIPAIGSGDLSKVSSIIIKSLLVFLIQKTAQFGQDVFIAKPSLEISEVMRGSLFSKIQKINMNSFEKISAGDITYRLTEDADRVSEVIYKTAQDTIPCTLQLLAVVLYMFYLDWSLTLSTFVLAPLIILAVNSFGRRVLFASEKSQESTSNLAGLIGESINGMSTIRAFAAENWIENRFHKRLIANKKAKYKTLKLLAFQHPVVGFVEAFGILAILGLGAARINLGLLTSEEFSSFFAAILMLIDPISHISTNFNDYKQAEASIKRLKYINQEPIENDKENLIKISNINGNIKFNTVDFEYKKDNQVLKNINLEIKKGEVTAFVGASGAGKSTMMALILKFITPNNGEILIDDKNLKLLNTKDIRKNIALVQQQPFLFSGKIIDVIRMGRHYTKEEVIESAKKANAHNFIQKLPDKYETKITERGSNFSGGQIQRIAIARAILGNPSILLLDEATSALDAESESEVQEGLNRAMKNRTVIVIAHRLSTTQEADKIVVFDKGEIIEVGKHFDLLNKKGIYKELCEKQLIKKL; this is encoded by the coding sequence TTGAGTCTTATCCCATCAGTCAGACCATATTCAAATAGGTTTATAAAAGGTTTTATATGCATGCTTATTTACGTAGCTTGCTGGCCTTTATTGGCTTATTTAGCTGGAAACTTAATCCCAGCAATTGGATCTGGTGATCTCTCAAAAGTTTCCAGCATAATAATTAAATCTCTATTAGTATTTTTAATTCAAAAAACTGCTCAATTTGGACAAGATGTCTTCATAGCAAAACCATCTTTAGAAATTAGTGAAGTAATGAGAGGAAGTTTATTTAGCAAAATACAAAAAATAAATATGAATTCTTTTGAAAAGATTTCAGCTGGAGATATTACATATAGACTTACAGAAGATGCTGATAGAGTAAGCGAAGTTATTTATAAAACAGCTCAAGATACTATTCCGTGCACCTTACAATTATTAGCGGTAGTTTTATATATGTTTTATTTAGATTGGTCATTAACATTATCAACGTTTGTTTTAGCACCATTAATTATTCTTGCAGTTAATAGTTTTGGAAGAAGAGTTTTATTCGCATCTGAAAAAAGTCAAGAATCAACAAGTAATTTAGCAGGATTAATAGGTGAATCTATAAATGGAATGTCGACGATAAGAGCTTTTGCCGCTGAAAATTGGATTGAGAATAGATTTCATAAAAGGTTAATTGCAAATAAAAAAGCAAAATATAAAACATTAAAATTACTTGCATTTCAGCATCCAGTTGTAGGTTTTGTAGAAGCATTTGGAATATTAGCAATACTAGGTTTAGGAGCCGCAAGAATTAACCTAGGACTTCTAACTAGTGAAGAATTTAGTAGTTTTTTTGCTGCAATATTGATGCTTATTGATCCAATAAGCCATATAAGCACAAATTTCAATGACTATAAACAAGCAGAAGCATCAATAAAAAGGTTGAAATATATAAATCAAGAGCCTATTGAAAATGATAAAGAAAATTTAATAAAAATATCAAATATTAATGGCAACATAAAATTCAATACTGTTGATTTTGAATACAAAAAAGATAATCAAGTTCTTAAAAATATAAATTTAGAAATCAAAAAAGGTGAAGTTACAGCTTTCGTTGGAGCTTCTGGGGCAGGTAAAAGTACAATGATGGCATTGATATTGAAATTTATAACTCCAAATAATGGAGAAATCTTAATTGATGATAAGAATCTAAAATTATTAAATACAAAAGATATAAGAAAAAATATTGCACTAGTACAACAACAGCCTTTTTTGTTTTCAGGAAAAATTATTGATGTAATAAGAATGGGAAGGCACTATACCAAAGAAGAAGTTATTGAATCCGCAAAAAAAGCTAATGCTCATAATTTTATTCAAAAGCTTCCTGACAAATATGAAACTAAGATAACTGAAAGAGGATCGAATTTCTCAGGGGGACAGATTCAGAGGATAGCAATTGCAAGAGCAATATTAGGTAATCCATCTATTCTCCTCTTAGATGAAGCGACAAGTGCTTTAGATGCAGAATCAGAATCAGAAGTTCAAGAGGGTCTTAATAGAGCAATGAAAAATAGAACTGTTATAGTAATCGCTCATAGGTTATCAACTACCCAAGAGGCCGATAAAATAGTTGTCTTCGATAAGGGCGAAATTATTGAGGTTGGTAAACATTTTGATTTACTAAATAAAAAAGGTATTTATAAAGAATTATGTGAAAAACAATTGATTAAGAAATTATAA
- a CDS encoding DUF3318 domain-containing protein encodes MSELQRLKSLLPPENENWVFVEAAAAIDPPLITLEEIGRDEVEIQIDLDEWDNFAIDHRNLLFWHEVGKIQNDSIPRDGWEMAALAIGLGGAIGELWVQDGLLLLLALGLSSFAGYRLYLKNNSEKKLQDAIFADERAIDLACRFGYSIPNAYKSLGGALKELIEKTRKKKKRSFFEDRLDALRKSAEKARSELSQQEGSGKSVSSENVYGQ; translated from the coding sequence ATGAGCGAACTTCAGCGACTTAAAAGTTTGTTGCCACCAGAGAATGAAAATTGGGTATTTGTTGAAGCTGCTGCCGCTATAGATCCCCCTCTCATAACACTTGAAGAAATAGGTCGTGATGAAGTTGAAATCCAAATAGATTTAGATGAATGGGATAACTTTGCTATTGACCACAGAAATTTATTATTTTGGCATGAGGTAGGGAAAATTCAAAATGATTCAATACCCAGAGATGGATGGGAAATGGCAGCCCTTGCAATAGGACTTGGAGGTGCAATAGGAGAATTGTGGGTCCAAGATGGATTACTTTTATTATTAGCACTTGGTTTATCAAGTTTTGCAGGGTATAGATTATATTTAAAGAATAATTCTGAAAAAAAACTTCAAGATGCTATTTTTGCAGATGAAAGAGCTATAGACCTAGCTTGCAGATTTGGATATAGTATACCTAATGCTTATAAAAGTCTCGGTGGAGCATTAAAGGAATTAATTGAAAAAACAAGAAAGAAGAAAAAAAGAAGTTTTTTTGAAGACAGATTAGATGCTCTAAGGAAAAGCGCAGAAAAAGCTAGATCCGAATTATCTCAGCAAGAAGGTTCAGGAAAATCAGTCTCAAGTGAAAATGTATATGGACAATAA
- a CDS encoding DUF6447 family protein → MNENTNDSGNPVLTFEGKKYLINELSKEIKESVKALQIAETQLKMHEDTFKLLSISRNTLANQLREKLKNIA, encoded by the coding sequence ATGAATGAAAATACAAATGATTCTGGCAACCCAGTTTTAACCTTTGAAGGGAAGAAATATTTGATCAATGAACTTTCTAAAGAAATAAAAGAATCTGTAAAGGCATTACAAATAGCAGAAACACAACTTAAAATGCATGAAGATACATTCAAATTACTTTCAATAAGTCGCAATACTTTAGCGAATCAATTAAGAGAAAAGCTAAAAAACATAGCGTAA
- a CDS encoding asparaginase — protein MSSNFKNLYTSNNPPLIATLIRGSNIESIHKIHAVISDKKGRVLMCAGNPEYKSFIRSALKPFQAIPFVSSGAASKINNFSKSIAIACASHSGSKLHAREAFKILWEYDIDIKNLKCPKLNTSPLEHNCSGKHAAFLATCKKLNWPIDNYLKGDHPLQLEIFRIVSELLEIPISEINAERDDCGAPTLYLKLIEMSRLYSLLSSSEIAELEQISRAITTNPLLISDKNKFDTEIIKASHGQVIGKGGAEGIQCLCKVNEGIGLALKVEDGSKRAKHAVSLHLLKQLEWISDLRIQDIEEKIFNLSDGVRIEVKGQLKFQES, from the coding sequence ATGAGTTCAAATTTTAAAAACCTTTACACATCAAATAATCCTCCCTTAATAGCAACTTTAATTAGAGGTTCGAACATTGAATCAATTCATAAAATTCATGCAGTAATTAGTGACAAAAAGGGAAGAGTATTAATGTGCGCTGGAAATCCAGAATATAAAAGTTTCATAAGATCAGCATTAAAACCATTTCAGGCTATACCTTTTGTTAGCAGTGGAGCAGCCTCAAAAATCAACAACTTTTCAAAATCAATCGCAATAGCATGCGCTTCACATAGTGGATCAAAACTTCATGCAAGAGAAGCCTTCAAAATTTTATGGGAATACGACATCGACATTAAAAATTTAAAATGTCCAAAATTGAATACAAGCCCTTTAGAACATAATTGTTCAGGAAAACATGCTGCTTTTCTAGCTACGTGCAAAAAATTAAATTGGCCAATAGATAATTACTTAAAGGGTGACCATCCACTTCAACTCGAAATATTTAGAATTGTTTCCGAATTACTTGAAATTCCAATATCTGAAATAAATGCTGAACGTGATGATTGTGGTGCACCAACCCTTTATTTAAAACTGATAGAAATGTCCAGGTTATACTCACTTCTAAGTAGTTCGGAAATTGCTGAATTAGAACAAATCAGCAGAGCTATTACGACCAACCCATTATTGATAAGTGACAAAAACAAATTTGATACAGAAATAATTAAAGCTTCTCATGGACAAGTTATAGGTAAAGGTGGAGCTGAAGGAATACAGTGCCTATGCAAGGTTAATGAAGGTATAGGACTGGCTTTAAAAGTAGAAGATGGTTCAAAAAGAGCTAAGCATGCTGTTAGTCTTCACTTACTAAAACAGTTGGAGTGGATATCTGACTTGCGAATACAAGACATTGAAGAAAAGATCTTTAATCTTTCCGATGGAGTAAGAATTGAGGTTAAAGGTCAATTAAAATTCCAAGAATCCTAA
- the carB gene encoding carbamoyl-phosphate synthase large subunit encodes MPQRGDLKRILILGSGPIVIGQACEFDYSGTQACKALRKAGYEIILINSNPASIMTDPEIANKTYIEPLTTEIVSQIILREKPDAILPTMGGQTALNLAVKLSESDFLNKNNVELIGADLKAINKAEDRKLFKEAMEKINVNVCPSGIASNLDEAHEVSKKINSYPLIIRPAFTLGGVGGGIAYNLEEFFELCKTGLEESPCNQILIEKSLIGWKEFELEVMRDKADNVVIVCSIENLDPMGVHTGDSITVAPAQTLTDKEYQRLRDLSLKIIREVGVETGGSNIQFAINPANGEVIVIEMNPRVSRSSALASKATGFPIAKIAALLSVGYTLDEIINDITKKTPACFEPSIDYVVTKIPRFAFEKFKGSSNTLSTAMKSVGESMAIGRSFEESFQKALRSLEVGIYGWECDSLDEFKNENDLQNNLRNPTSERILIVKKAMHLGKTNSYIQKITNIDLWFIEKLRNIFNFEYDFLKDKELNYLDRDLMLHAKQLGFSDQQIAKLTNSEFFNVRKYRKELNIIPIYKTVDTCSAEFSSSTPYHYSTYEESFVNINSQIFDSEISNNNSKKIMIIGGGPNRIGQGIEFDYCCCHASYQASTNGYETIMVNSNPETVSTDYDTSDILYFEPVTLEDVLNIIEAENPYGLIVQFGGQTPLKLSLPLLEWLKSNDGVRTGTKILGTSPISIDLAEDREEFTKLLEELNIRQPLNGIARNEIEAQAVAKKLGFPLVVRPSYVLGGRAMEIVKDENELSRYISEAVKVSPDHPILLDEYLNNAIEVDVDALCDSEGSVVIAGLMEHVEPAGIHSGDSACCLPSISLSNSTLDTVKNWTKLIAKRLNVIGLINLQFAVTNLNNKENKIFILEANPRASRTVPFVSKAIGKPVAKLATQLMQGFTLDDVNFTKEFSPKFQAVKEAVLPFKRFPGSDTLLGPEMRSTGEVMGLAKDFGIAYAKSELAAGNGVPSEGVAFLSTNDLDKKDLDEIAKELLILGFKLIATKGTASYLIDLGIQVEEVLKVHEGRPNIEDLIRSGLVQLIINTPIGSQALHDDAYLRRAALEYNIPTFTTIPGAKAAIKAIKALRNNKIDTYSLQEIHNC; translated from the coding sequence ATGCCTCAACGAGGTGATCTTAAAAGAATACTTATTCTAGGTTCAGGACCAATTGTTATAGGACAAGCATGTGAATTCGATTACTCTGGTACCCAAGCTTGTAAAGCTTTAAGAAAGGCAGGTTATGAAATTATCTTGATAAATTCAAATCCTGCATCAATAATGACTGATCCTGAAATTGCAAATAAAACATATATCGAACCCTTGACTACTGAAATTGTTTCTCAGATTATCTTAAGAGAAAAACCTGATGCAATTCTTCCTACGATGGGAGGTCAAACCGCATTAAATCTTGCGGTTAAATTATCTGAGTCAGATTTTTTAAATAAAAATAATGTTGAATTAATTGGTGCTGATTTAAAAGCTATTAATAAAGCTGAAGATCGAAAATTATTTAAAGAAGCTATGGAAAAAATAAATGTAAATGTATGTCCATCGGGAATAGCATCTAATCTAGATGAAGCCCACGAGGTGTCAAAAAAAATTAATTCTTATCCTCTTATAATTAGGCCAGCATTCACTTTAGGTGGTGTAGGAGGTGGAATTGCATATAATCTTGAAGAATTTTTTGAATTGTGTAAAACAGGTTTAGAGGAAAGCCCTTGTAATCAAATTTTGATTGAAAAATCTCTTATTGGATGGAAAGAGTTTGAACTAGAGGTTATGAGAGATAAAGCAGATAACGTAGTAATAGTTTGTAGTATTGAAAATTTAGATCCAATGGGTGTGCATACTGGAGATTCGATTACTGTAGCTCCTGCACAGACCTTAACAGATAAAGAATATCAGAGATTGAGGGACTTATCATTGAAAATTATTAGGGAGGTAGGAGTTGAAACTGGGGGAAGTAATATTCAATTTGCGATAAATCCAGCTAATGGAGAAGTAATTGTAATAGAAATGAATCCTCGAGTTAGTAGGTCTTCTGCTTTAGCAAGTAAAGCAACTGGATTTCCTATAGCTAAGATTGCAGCTTTATTGTCCGTTGGCTATACGCTGGATGAAATCATAAATGATATTACAAAAAAAACACCAGCATGTTTTGAACCATCAATTGATTATGTTGTTACAAAAATACCTCGATTTGCTTTTGAAAAGTTTAAAGGTTCATCAAACACCTTAAGTACTGCCATGAAATCCGTTGGTGAGTCAATGGCAATTGGTCGTTCTTTTGAAGAATCATTTCAGAAAGCATTAAGGTCCTTGGAAGTAGGTATTTATGGATGGGAATGCGATTCACTAGATGAATTTAAGAACGAGAATGACTTACAGAACAATTTAAGAAACCCCACCTCTGAAAGAATTTTAATTGTTAAAAAAGCCATGCATCTTGGAAAAACTAATTCATACATTCAAAAAATAACGAATATTGATTTATGGTTTATTGAGAAATTACGTAATATCTTTAATTTTGAATATGATTTTTTGAAAGATAAAGAACTTAATTATTTAGATAGAGATTTGATGTTACATGCTAAGCAATTAGGCTTTTCAGATCAACAGATAGCAAAGTTAACAAATTCTGAGTTTTTTAATGTACGAAAATACAGAAAGGAGCTTAACATAATACCAATTTATAAAACTGTCGATACTTGTTCAGCAGAGTTCTCATCCTCAACTCCATATCACTATTCAACTTATGAAGAGTCATTTGTAAATATAAATTCTCAAATTTTTGATAGCGAGATTTCCAATAATAATTCAAAAAAAATTATGATTATAGGAGGAGGTCCAAACAGAATTGGTCAAGGGATAGAGTTTGATTACTGCTGTTGTCATGCTTCTTATCAAGCTTCCACAAATGGTTACGAAACAATAATGGTTAATAGTAACCCCGAAACCGTATCAACAGATTATGATACTAGCGATATTTTATATTTTGAGCCAGTAACTTTGGAGGATGTTCTGAACATAATTGAAGCAGAAAATCCTTATGGTTTGATTGTTCAATTTGGAGGTCAAACTCCTCTTAAATTATCTTTACCTTTACTTGAGTGGCTTAAATCGAATGATGGAGTTAGAACTGGAACAAAAATACTTGGAACTTCACCAATCTCAATTGATTTAGCTGAAGATAGAGAGGAATTTACAAAATTACTTGAGGAATTAAATATAAGACAACCTTTAAATGGAATAGCGCGTAACGAGATTGAAGCACAAGCAGTAGCAAAAAAATTAGGATTCCCTTTAGTTGTAAGACCTTCTTATGTTTTAGGCGGCAGGGCAATGGAAATTGTAAAAGATGAGAATGAATTATCGAGATATATTTCTGAGGCAGTTAAGGTATCGCCTGATCATCCAATCCTTCTTGATGAATATTTGAATAATGCAATTGAGGTCGATGTTGATGCTTTATGTGATTCTGAAGGTTCTGTAGTGATTGCTGGTCTAATGGAACATGTTGAACCTGCTGGAATTCATTCTGGAGATTCAGCTTGCTGTTTACCTTCTATTTCTCTTTCAAATTCTACTCTAGATACTGTAAAAAACTGGACTAAATTAATTGCAAAAAGACTAAATGTTATTGGTCTAATTAATTTGCAATTTGCAGTGACGAACTTAAATAACAAAGAAAATAAAATATTTATTCTTGAAGCAAATCCTAGAGCTTCTAGAACGGTCCCATTTGTTTCAAAGGCAATAGGCAAACCAGTTGCGAAATTAGCCACACAATTGATGCAAGGCTTTACTTTAGACGATGTAAATTTTACAAAAGAATTTTCTCCCAAATTTCAGGCAGTAAAAGAAGCTGTTTTGCCTTTTAAAAGATTTCCCGGATCTGATACGCTTCTTGGTCCTGAAATGCGATCTACTGGAGAAGTGATGGGCTTAGCAAAAGATTTTGGAATTGCTTATGCTAAGTCAGAATTGGCAGCGGGAAATGGTGTTCCTTCTGAGGGAGTTGCTTTCTTGTCTACTAATGATTTAGATAAAAAAGATCTTGATGAAATTGCTAAGGAATTGTTGATTTTAGGATTTAAATTAATTGCAACGAAAGGTACAGCTTCATATTTGATTGATTTAGGAATCCAAGTTGAAGAAGTACTTAAAGTTCATGAAGGTAGACCAAATATAGAGGATTTAATTCGTTCTGGACTTGTTCAATTAATAATTAATACTCCAATAGGATCTCAGGCTCTTCATGATGATGCATATTTAAGACGTGCAGCTTTGGAATATAATATTCCAACTTTTACAACCATACCTGGAGCAAAAGCAGCTATTAAAGCAATAAAAGCACTGCGAAATAATAAAATTGATACTTATTCTTTACAGGAAATTCATAATTGTTAA
- a CDS encoding RNA-binding S4 domain-containing protein, whose protein sequence is MKLDQFLKWKNLVSSGGEAKFFIKAGSVKVNGVIETRRGRKLNKGDKVIFLKNELIFE, encoded by the coding sequence ATGAAATTAGATCAATTTTTAAAATGGAAAAATTTGGTTTCTTCTGGTGGAGAGGCCAAATTTTTTATTAAAGCTGGGTCTGTCAAAGTTAATGGTGTAATAGAGACAAGGAGAGGAAGAAAATTAAATAAAGGAGATAAAGTTATATTTCTAAAAAATGAATTAATCTTTGAATAG
- the folP gene encoding dihydropteroate synthase has protein sequence MQIINKKDPWPNGWGQKTSIMGVINLTPDSFSDGGELNSSKKVLDQVNHFLRNGVDIVDLGAQSTRPGAEEVGSNIEIKRLIPILKLIRSEYPEILISIDTFNSEVAYEALLNGANWINDVTGGRRDMNILDVVSKFNCPFVITHSRGNSQNMNELSNYQNVLSDVKNSLDNLIKNALEKNISERNIIVDPGIGFSKDLNQNLEILRNLDVFKKWKLPILIGSSRKRFIGEILNEKNPKERDIGTLAISCLCSQFKIDIVRVHNVKLNYQILKVADRIYRN, from the coding sequence TTGCAAATTATCAATAAGAAAGATCCATGGCCAAATGGCTGGGGACAAAAAACTTCAATTATGGGGGTTATTAATTTAACTCCTGATTCATTTAGTGATGGTGGAGAATTAAACTCTTCAAAAAAAGTTTTGGATCAGGTTAATCATTTTTTACGTAATGGTGTCGATATTGTTGATCTTGGTGCCCAGAGTACAAGGCCTGGGGCTGAAGAAGTTGGCTCTAATATAGAAATAAAAAGATTGATCCCAATTTTAAAATTAATAAGATCTGAATATCCAGAGATCTTAATTTCTATTGATACCTTTAATTCTGAGGTCGCTTATGAAGCTCTTTTAAATGGCGCTAATTGGATTAATGACGTCACTGGAGGAAGAAGAGATATGAATATTTTGGATGTTGTCTCAAAATTTAACTGCCCTTTTGTCATAACTCATAGTCGTGGTAACAGTCAAAATATGAATGAACTCTCTAATTACCAGAATGTATTGAGTGATGTTAAGAACTCTCTTGATAATCTAATAAAAAATGCTTTAGAAAAAAATATATCTGAAAGAAATATAATAGTGGATCCTGGAATAGGCTTCTCAAAAGATCTAAATCAAAATTTGGAAATTTTGAGAAACTTAGATGTATTTAAAAAATGGAAATTACCAATTTTGATAGGTTCATCAAGGAAGAGATTTATAGGAGAAATTTTGAATGAGAAAAATCCAAAAGAAAGGGATATTGGAACACTTGCAATAAGCTGCCTCTGTTCACAATTTAAAATTGACATTGTAAGAGTTCACAACGTAAAACTAAATTATCAAATTCTCAAAGTTGCTGATAGGATTTACAGAAATTAA
- the petP gene encoding cytochrome b6-f complex subunit PetP: protein MSILDKVKIGNDVQVNLELSKDRLNKETIDAINVSSLGKISDFRITDGKGIGVVLELSNGKEQWFFEDEIDLLDENGNVIKKNNDNKENSNFIFNFIRGLNYENKNKVSELLNPINFFIWLVVSFKDIF from the coding sequence ATGTCAATTTTAGATAAGGTTAAGATAGGAAATGATGTTCAAGTTAACCTAGAACTATCAAAGGATAGACTTAACAAAGAAACTATTGATGCGATAAATGTTTCTTCATTGGGTAAAATAAGTGATTTTAGAATAACTGATGGCAAAGGTATTGGAGTTGTCTTGGAATTATCTAATGGGAAAGAACAATGGTTTTTTGAGGATGAAATTGATCTTCTCGACGAAAATGGTAATGTAATTAAAAAAAATAATGATAACAAAGAGAATAGTAATTTTATATTTAATTTCATAAGAGGATTAAATTATGAAAATAAAAATAAGGTAAGCGAGTTACTTAATCCAATTAACTTTTTTATCTGGCTGGTTGTATCGTTTAAAGATATTTTTTAA
- the rsfS gene encoding ribosome silencing factor: protein MDNKSLVLMAAKACDEKKAKDIKLIKIDEVSFISEWILIAEGLSDVQVRSITNSVEGELREKAKIEPLRKEGVSEAKWALLDYGDLIVNIFQPEIRKYYDLESFWSNGNNLNFP, encoded by the coding sequence ATGGACAATAAAAGTTTAGTTTTAATGGCTGCTAAAGCTTGCGATGAAAAAAAGGCTAAAGATATTAAGCTAATAAAAATTGACGAAGTTTCTTTTATCAGTGAATGGATATTAATCGCAGAGGGATTATCTGATGTTCAAGTTAGATCAATAACTAACTCGGTAGAGGGAGAGTTAAGAGAAAAGGCTAAAATTGAACCGCTAAGAAAAGAAGGAGTTAGCGAAGCTAAATGGGCTTTACTTGATTATGGTGATTTAATAGTAAATATTTTTCAACCAGAAATAAGAAAATATTATGACCTTGAATCATTCTGGAGCAATGGAAATAATCTAAATTTTCCATAA
- a CDS encoding CGLD27 family protein — MNEYKCPVPKEQQPTNEYIELSKSIIFSWPKTKKSLIIVLIKFWLVTFVLFLVISSGSIYFKSAIFKYILISFFSSLSIPLLVSLRLYLGWNHVFKRLTSERVEYEESGWYDGQVWIKPLVLKEKESLIATVQVKPILNNLIQIFSIILALALSGILFFQYNNF, encoded by the coding sequence ATGAATGAATATAAATGTCCAGTCCCTAAGGAGCAGCAACCAACTAATGAATACATTGAATTATCAAAATCCATCATTTTTTCATGGCCAAAGACTAAGAAATCACTAATTATTGTATTAATTAAATTCTGGCTAGTTACTTTTGTTTTATTTCTCGTTATTTCTTCTGGAAGTATTTATTTCAAATCAGCTATTTTTAAATATATTCTAATAAGTTTTTTTAGTAGTTTATCAATACCTCTCTTAGTTTCTTTAAGATTATATCTTGGCTGGAATCATGTATTTAAAAGATTAACTTCCGAACGAGTTGAGTACGAAGAATCTGGTTGGTATGACGGTCAAGTATGGATAAAACCACTTGTTTTAAAAGAAAAAGAATCGCTTATTGCTACAGTTCAAGTGAAACCTATTTTAAATAATTTAATTCAAATTTTTTCTATTATTTTAGCCTTAGCTTTATCAGGAATACTTTTTTTTCAGTACAACAATTTCTAA
- the tpiA gene encoding triose-phosphate isomerase has translation MRKSVIAGNWKMHMTCAEAKAYLEEFIPLIKNIRDDRKVVIAPPFTAISTFSNHSDFDYLDISSQNIHWEDEGAFTAEISPKMLLEHGVSYAIVGHSEPRKYFSESDEQINKRVVFAQSSGLTPIVCVGETLEQRERGEADRVITRQVEQGLENTDPSNLIVAYEPIWAIGTGKTCEAKDANKICSLIRKLIGFDEVIIQYGGSVKPNNIDEIMSMSDIDGVLVGGASLDPKSFARIANYQ, from the coding sequence TTGAGAAAATCTGTTATTGCTGGTAATTGGAAAATGCACATGACTTGTGCTGAAGCTAAGGCTTATTTAGAAGAGTTTATACCTTTAATAAAAAACATAAGGGATGATCGTAAAGTTGTTATAGCGCCACCTTTTACAGCTATTTCAACTTTTTCTAATCATTCTGATTTTGATTATTTAGATATTTCTAGTCAAAATATTCATTGGGAAGATGAAGGAGCATTTACTGCAGAAATATCTCCAAAAATGCTTCTTGAACATGGGGTCTCATATGCAATAGTTGGTCACAGTGAACCAAGGAAGTATTTTAGTGAAAGTGATGAACAAATTAATAAAAGAGTAGTTTTTGCTCAATCTAGTGGACTTACTCCGATAGTTTGTGTTGGAGAAACACTAGAACAAAGAGAAAGAGGAGAGGCTGATAGAGTTATTACTAGACAGGTTGAACAAGGATTAGAAAATACAGATCCATCAAATTTAATTGTTGCCTATGAACCAATATGGGCAATTGGGACAGGTAAAACATGTGAGGCTAAGGACGCTAATAAAATATGCTCTTTGATTAGGAAATTAATAGGTTTTGACGAAGTGATTATTCAATATGGAGGATCTGTTAAACCTAATAATATTGACGAAATAATGTCAATGAGTGATATAGATGGAGTGTTAGTTGGAGGGGCTTCATTAGATCCGAAAAGTTTTGCAAGAATTGCAAATTATCAATAA